A window of the Bradyrhizobium ottawaense genome harbors these coding sequences:
- a CDS encoding ABC transporter permease: MSDAVVPHPAKPNAQAARFGTGWLKRTLDSDVFYSFRRSKMTMVAAAVTALFFLLALFASQLSVQNPFDPAQLQLMNSRISPLWTADGQSPFLLGTDEQGRDVFSAILYGLRVSLVVGVLGMLFAGVLGVTLGLVAGYVGGAVDGLIMRIADVQLTFPAILIALLVNGVAKSVFGNRLDAMSTLAVLVFAIGLSFWVQYARTVRGSVMVEKSKDYVAAAQLIGLPASKIMLRHVLPNTMGPILVIATINLGLAIITEATLSFLGAGMPDTMPSLGTLIRIGNNYLFAGEWWIVAFPGLALAGLILSINLLGDWLRDALNPKLR; this comes from the coding sequence ATGTCCGACGCCGTGGTCCCCCATCCCGCCAAGCCGAACGCGCAAGCAGCACGCTTCGGCACCGGCTGGCTGAAGCGCACGCTCGACAGCGACGTGTTCTATTCGTTCCGCCGTTCCAAAATGACGATGGTGGCGGCCGCCGTAACCGCACTGTTTTTCCTGCTGGCGCTGTTTGCATCGCAACTCTCGGTGCAGAACCCGTTCGACCCCGCGCAGTTGCAATTGATGAATTCGCGGATCTCGCCGCTGTGGACCGCGGACGGCCAGTCGCCGTTCCTGCTCGGCACCGACGAACAGGGCCGCGACGTGTTCTCGGCCATTCTCTACGGCTTGCGGGTTTCGCTCGTCGTCGGCGTGCTCGGCATGTTGTTCGCCGGTGTGCTCGGCGTCACGCTCGGGCTGGTCGCGGGCTATGTCGGCGGCGCGGTCGATGGGCTGATCATGCGCATCGCCGACGTGCAGCTGACCTTTCCCGCGATCCTGATCGCACTACTCGTCAACGGCGTCGCCAAATCCGTGTTCGGCAACCGGCTCGACGCCATGAGCACGCTGGCGGTGCTGGTGTTCGCGATCGGACTGAGTTTCTGGGTGCAATATGCCCGCACCGTCCGCGGCTCGGTCATGGTCGAGAAGAGCAAGGACTATGTCGCCGCCGCGCAATTGATCGGGCTTCCCGCCTCGAAGATCATGCTGCGGCACGTGCTGCCGAACACGATGGGGCCGATCCTGGTGATCGCCACCATCAACCTCGGGCTCGCGATCATCACCGAAGCGACGCTGTCGTTCCTCGGCGCCGGGATGCCCGACACGATGCCCTCGCTCGGCACCCTGATCCGGATCGGCAACAATTATCTGTTCGCGGGCGAATGGTGGATCGTTGCCTTTCCCGGCCTTGCGCTGGCGGGGCTGATCCTCTCCATCAACCTGCTGGGCGACTGGCTGCGCGACGCGCTCAATCCGAAGCTCCGATGA
- a CDS encoding ABC transporter ATP-binding protein, which yields MTTPILSVRNLQVEFLTRRATLRAIDGVSFDIAKGEVLGVVGESGAGKSVTGLAVIGLIDPPGRISGGEIYLSGMRIDHLPPEEIRRIRGKRIGTIFQDPLTSLNPLYRIGDQIVETIRTHTSLTETAARKRAIDLLAEVGIPAPEKRIDAYPHEFSGGMRQRVVIALAICAEPELIIADEPTTALDVSVQAQIISLIKRLGRDHGTAVMLVTHDMGVIAETSDRVAVMYSGRIAEIGPVRDVVQNPLHPYAKGLMGAIPTLAGEDKRLVQIPGSMPRLSAIPPGCSFNPRCAFAFDRCRVDRPEPLLHGTQSVACHLYDTAPHEAAKETAA from the coding sequence ATGACAACTCCTATTCTTTCCGTGCGTAACCTCCAGGTGGAATTCCTCACCCGCCGCGCGACCTTGCGCGCGATCGACGGCGTTTCCTTCGATATCGCCAAGGGCGAGGTGCTCGGGGTGGTCGGCGAATCCGGTGCCGGCAAGTCGGTCACCGGACTAGCGGTAATCGGGCTGATCGATCCGCCGGGCCGGATCAGTGGCGGCGAGATCTATCTGTCGGGCATGCGGATCGATCACCTGCCGCCGGAAGAAATCCGCCGCATCCGGGGAAAACGGATCGGCACGATCTTCCAGGATCCGCTGACCAGTCTCAATCCGCTCTACAGGATCGGCGACCAGATCGTCGAGACCATTCGCACCCATACCAGTCTCACGGAGACTGCCGCGCGCAAGCGCGCCATCGATCTGCTGGCGGAGGTCGGAATCCCGGCCCCGGAAAAGCGCATCGACGCCTATCCGCACGAATTCTCCGGCGGCATGCGCCAGCGCGTCGTCATCGCGCTCGCGATCTGCGCCGAACCGGAACTGATCATCGCCGACGAGCCGACCACCGCGCTCGATGTGTCGGTCCAGGCGCAGATCATTTCACTGATCAAGCGACTCGGGCGCGATCACGGCACCGCCGTGATGCTGGTCACCCATGACATGGGCGTGATCGCCGAGACTTCCGACCGGGTTGCCGTGATGTATTCGGGCCGGATCGCCGAGATCGGCCCGGTCAGGGATGTCGTGCAGAATCCGCTGCACCCCTATGCCAAGGGCCTGATGGGCGCGATCCCGACACTGGCGGGCGAGGACAAGCGGCTGGTGCAGATTCCGGGCTCGATGCCGCGGCTGTCGGCGATCCCGCCGGGCTGCTCGTTCAATCCGCGCTGTGCGTTCGCCTTCGACCGCTGTCGCGTCGACCGGCCGGAACCGCTGCTGCACGGCACGCAGTCGGTTGCCTGCCATCTCTACGATACCGCGCCCCATGAAGCCGCGAAGGAGACTGCGGCATGA
- a CDS encoding ABC transporter ATP-binding protein yields MSAAPFVDVKNLRRVFDVSKPWLNRVLEGGHLEFLKAVDGVTFDIKKGETFALVGESGSGKTTVARMVVGLLPPSSGEVVIDGVSMTSTRQAQVQQRLRRRIQMIFQDPYASLNPRFRVDAIVSEPIRAFDLIQGERDIAARVGELLGLVGLHPDDGLKFPHEFSGGQRQRIAIARALASEAEFIVCDEPTSALDVSVQAQILNLMRDLQDKFGLTYLFISHNLAVVRHMATRIGVMYLGRIVEIAEGRELFANPRMPYTRMLLGAVPDLAMSGRQRIPVQGEIPNPIDPPPGCAFNPRCPLAFDLCRKEAPALIGGVACHAVNNPAAIPVPA; encoded by the coding sequence ATGAGTGCGGCGCCCTTCGTCGACGTGAAGAACCTGCGCCGCGTGTTCGACGTCTCGAAACCGTGGCTCAACCGCGTGCTGGAAGGCGGCCATCTCGAATTCCTCAAAGCCGTCGACGGCGTCACCTTCGACATCAAGAAGGGCGAGACCTTCGCGCTGGTCGGCGAATCCGGATCCGGAAAAACCACGGTGGCGCGGATGGTCGTCGGCCTGCTGCCGCCGAGTTCCGGCGAAGTCGTCATCGACGGCGTGTCGATGACCAGCACCAGGCAGGCGCAGGTACAGCAGCGCCTGCGCCGCCGCATCCAGATGATCTTTCAGGATCCCTATGCCAGCCTCAATCCGCGCTTTCGGGTCGACGCCATCGTGTCCGAGCCGATCCGCGCCTTCGACCTGATCCAGGGCGAGCGCGACATCGCCGCCCGCGTCGGCGAATTGCTGGGCCTGGTCGGCCTGCATCCCGACGACGGCCTGAAATTTCCACATGAATTTTCCGGCGGCCAGCGCCAGCGGATCGCGATTGCGCGGGCATTGGCATCCGAGGCCGAGTTTATCGTCTGCGACGAGCCGACCTCGGCACTGGATGTTTCCGTGCAGGCGCAGATCCTCAATCTGATGCGCGACCTGCAGGACAAGTTCGGCCTGACCTACCTCTTCATCAGCCATAACCTCGCCGTGGTGCGCCACATGGCGACCCGGATCGGCGTGATGTATCTCGGCCGTATCGTCGAGATCGCGGAAGGGCGCGAATTGTTCGCCAATCCGCGGATGCCCTACACAAGGATGCTGCTGGGCGCGGTTCCAGATCTGGCGATGTCCGGCCGGCAGCGGATTCCGGTCCAGGGCGAGATCCCCAATCCGATCGATCCGCCGCCCGGATGCGCGTTCAACCCGCGCTGCCCGCTGGCGTTCGATCTGTGCCGCAAGGAAGCGCCCGCGCTGATCGGCGGTGTGGCCTGCCACGCCGTCAACAACCCGGCCGCCATCCCCGTCCCGGCATGA
- a CDS encoding GntR family transcriptional regulator: MALTTGLPKRRLGEDHSSLHDRVVTELRQAILSGRLKPGERLVEGRLADELGVSRNPVREAIRALASEGLIEVTARRGAAVATMTEQEARETIEVRALLEGHNARLAARRQDKLIIKRIETVLNKGTAAVTARRFEQLFDLNQQFHRELAAAGQNTVLGDIMQKLRERTAMLFSPMNPARQARNWNEHAAILRAIIEGDERAAATLASEHVMRAGMDFLVGLHAEGEIPLFPLAETGGSSREVSQAPSLALGASQQELSAGHKRTAGKGRPTSRKPNSADKAKAGIRGAS; encoded by the coding sequence ATGGCGCTCACCACTGGACTCCCGAAGCGTCGGCTTGGCGAGGACCATTCCTCGCTTCATGACCGGGTCGTCACCGAGCTTCGTCAGGCGATTTTGTCCGGACGATTGAAACCGGGCGAACGGTTAGTCGAGGGTCGGCTGGCCGACGAACTGGGCGTATCCCGCAACCCTGTGCGCGAGGCGATTCGTGCGTTGGCATCCGAGGGCCTGATCGAAGTCACCGCGCGACGCGGGGCGGCGGTTGCGACGATGACGGAGCAGGAAGCGCGCGAGACCATCGAAGTACGTGCGCTGCTCGAGGGGCACAATGCCAGACTGGCGGCACGCCGTCAGGACAAACTGATCATCAAGCGTATCGAGACCGTCTTGAACAAGGGCACGGCGGCCGTCACGGCCAGGCGGTTCGAGCAGCTGTTCGATCTAAACCAGCAGTTTCATCGCGAACTCGCCGCGGCAGGACAGAACACGGTCCTTGGGGATATCATGCAGAAATTGCGGGAAAGAACCGCGATGCTGTTCTCGCCGATGAATCCGGCCCGGCAAGCGCGCAATTGGAACGAACACGCGGCAATATTGCGGGCCATTATCGAGGGCGACGAGCGCGCGGCCGCGACGCTGGCTTCCGAACACGTGATGCGTGCCGGCATGGACTTTCTGGTCGGGCTCCATGCGGAAGGTGAGATTCCGCTTTTCCCGCTGGCCGAAACTGGAGGCAGCAGCCGCGAAGTGTCGCAAGCGCCTTCGCTTGCGCTCGGTGCGTCGCAGCAAGAACTGTCTGCGGGCCACAAGCGCACCGCTGGCAAGGGGCGCCCGACGAGCCGCAAGCCAAATTCCGCCGACAAGGCAAAGGCTGGAATACGAGGGGCATCGTGA
- a CDS encoding 2Fe-2S iron-sulfur cluster-binding protein yields the protein MIQVTFLTNGGKVASAPADSNLLRVSLREQGGIPFKCGGGLCGTCKCRIEAGLEHTDAVKPKERKHLTEEQFKAGYRMACQTFLHGDVSVSWVPLAERGAAVPRAEPAAAMTTSAQDKPEP from the coding sequence ATGATTCAAGTCACATTCCTGACCAACGGTGGCAAAGTGGCCAGCGCTCCGGCCGACAGCAATCTGCTGCGGGTTTCGCTGCGGGAGCAGGGCGGCATCCCCTTCAAGTGCGGCGGCGGCTTATGCGGCACCTGCAAATGCAGGATCGAGGCCGGGCTTGAACACACCGATGCCGTCAAGCCCAAGGAACGCAAGCATCTGACCGAAGAACAGTTCAAGGCGGGGTACCGAATGGCTTGCCAGACGTTCCTGCACGGCGACGTCAGCGTGTCCTGGGTGCCATTGGCTGAACGCGGCGCGGCTGTTCCGCGTGCCGAGCCGGCAGCGGCGATGACGACGTCGGCGCAGGACAAGCCGGAGCCGTGA
- a CDS encoding ferredoxin: protein MSMYVILTSKPGQFRTEAVDGLRPLEAYDYRFYGHIKAHFVIAELLEEKIKIRVVEDDTAIVNEVPSKFLEKFETTAQALKELEHLTTFGHMDTELRKMPLSAS from the coding sequence ATGAGCATGTATGTCATCCTGACGAGCAAGCCTGGACAGTTCAGAACTGAAGCTGTCGACGGGCTGCGGCCTCTGGAGGCTTACGACTACAGGTTCTACGGGCACATCAAGGCGCATTTCGTGATCGCGGAGCTGCTTGAAGAGAAGATCAAAATCCGCGTGGTCGAGGACGACACCGCCATCGTCAACGAGGTGCCTTCAAAATTCCTCGAAAAATTCGAGACCACGGCGCAGGCGCTTAAGGAGCTCGAGCACCTGACGACATTCGGTCACATGGATACCGAGCTGCGCAAGATGCCGCTGTCAGCAAGCTGA
- a CDS encoding 2Fe-2S iron-sulfur cluster-binding protein, translating into MPTVILHRDGHAYQGEIAENTNLVVRAGIKQFPFPHLRYGCGMGKCAKCACRVLKGAEQLPVPNWKERKQLGPRLDDGYRLICQLWLNHDVELAQDKNPIEPWSAVSASAVSAVVPQGAGSKEE; encoded by the coding sequence GTGCCGACTGTCATTCTTCATCGCGACGGCCACGCCTACCAGGGCGAGATTGCCGAGAACACCAATCTGGTGGTCCGGGCCGGCATCAAGCAGTTTCCCTTTCCGCATCTGCGCTACGGATGCGGGATGGGGAAATGCGCGAAATGTGCCTGCCGCGTTCTCAAGGGTGCAGAGCAGCTGCCGGTGCCGAACTGGAAGGAACGGAAGCAGCTCGGCCCCCGGCTGGACGATGGCTACCGCCTGATTTGCCAGTTGTGGCTCAATCACGATGTCGAGTTGGCGCAGGACAAGAACCCGATCGAGCCCTGGTCGGCAGTGTCGGCGTCGGCTGTGTCGGCCGTCGTTCCGCAAGGCGCCGGCAGCAAGGAGGAATGA
- a CDS encoding TenA family transcriptional regulator, translating to MPELMNHVEFRTALENAIKGKSANKAPFSIAWAAGKLSRAHLARWAENHFHYVGPFADYLAYIYARMPDRYTEAKDFLLANMYEEEIGGDRHTDLLIRFAEACGTTRERVIDPDNMTATTRGLQSWCYSVAMREDPIVAVAGLVVGLESQVPSIYRKQTPTLREKYKFSDEEVEFFDLHIVSDEIHGERGYQIVLEHANTVELQQRCLKICEVGAQMRLLYTTALYWDYVAQEVPMSELEAVERKVPQDERRLLQA from the coding sequence ATGCCCGAATTGATGAACCATGTGGAATTCCGCACCGCCCTCGAGAATGCGATCAAGGGTAAAAGCGCCAACAAGGCGCCGTTCAGCATCGCCTGGGCCGCCGGAAAACTCAGCCGCGCCCATCTGGCGAGGTGGGCCGAGAACCACTTCCACTACGTCGGACCGTTCGCGGACTACCTTGCCTATATCTATGCACGGATGCCGGATCGTTACACCGAAGCAAAGGATTTCCTGCTCGCCAATATGTACGAGGAGGAGATCGGCGGCGACCGCCATACCGACCTGCTGATTCGCTTCGCCGAAGCCTGCGGCACCACGCGCGAGCGGGTGATCGATCCCGACAACATGACCGCTACGACGCGCGGCCTGCAGAGCTGGTGCTATTCCGTTGCCATGCGCGAGGATCCGATCGTCGCGGTCGCCGGCCTGGTCGTCGGGCTGGAGTCGCAGGTGCCGTCGATCTATCGCAAGCAGACCCCGACGCTGCGCGAGAAGTACAAGTTCAGCGACGAAGAGGTCGAGTTCTTCGATCTCCACATCGTGTCCGACGAAATCCATGGCGAGCGCGGCTATCAGATCGTTCTCGAACATGCCAACACCGTTGAACTGCAGCAGCGATGCCTGAAGATCTGCGAAGTCGGCGCGCAGATGCGGTTGCTCTACACCACGGCGCTGTATTGGGACTATGTCGCGCAGGAGGTGCCGATGAGCGAACTCGAGGCCGTCGAGCGCAAGGTCCCGCAGGACGAGCGTCGATTGCTGCAGGCGTAA